In Nicotiana tabacum cultivar K326 chromosome 10, ASM71507v2, whole genome shotgun sequence, the DNA window AGAGAAAAATGATATTATTGATTAATTGACAAATCTGTCTAAAGTAAAGAAATAGACCTCTTTATATATTTACAGTAAAGAAAGAATTAAATGAATAATTAAACTAAGTCTAATGGGTCAAGAAGGCTGCAATTAGGCCTGGTCACACTTATTGCGCCTGCTGAACTTTGTAGTGGGCTAAGACAAATCAGGAACTCTAGTAGCCCCTCTCAAACTGGAAGGGGAGCTCATTCCAAGCTTGGAAATGAAGCCCTGTTGTTGAACACCTAGCAAAGACTTGGTAAAAACATCAACAATCTGAGAAGAAGTTGAAGTAGGATGTAAACTGATAAGCCCAGACTTTAAAGCATCCCTAACAAAATGGCAATCAACCTCTATGTGCTTAGTCCGTTCATGGAAGACAGGATTCTTGGCAATATGAATAGACGACTGACTATCACAATAAACCTCAACAGGAACCAAATTGGCAAGACCAAACTCATTCAATAGGCGAACAACCCAAACAACCTCAGCAACCAGTAGTCGAATGACTCTATATTTTGCTTCAGCAGAAGAAAGAGCAAGAGTTAGTTGCTTTTTAGACTTCCATGAAATGGGAAAGCCaccaagaaacaaaataaaaccaCTAACTGACCGCTTGGAATCAACACAACCGGCCCAGTCAGAGTCACAATAGCCTTTGAGACCAAAATCAGGAGAATGAGAGAGAGAAATACCCAACGTTGGAGTGTCAGACAAGTACCTGAGAACATGATACGCATCGACCAAGTGGGGCAATCTAGGGGCAGACATGAACTGACTTAGGTGTTGCACCGTATAAGAAATGTCTGGCCTAGTGTGTTGCAAGAAATTTAATTTACCCACGAGCTGCCTATACAATAAAGGATTAGACAACAAATTCCCAACCTCATAGGACAACTTAATATGAGGATCAAGGGGAGACACCAAAAGGGTAACATCTGAACAATGGAACTCTAATAGGAGATCCTGGAGAAACTTGTGCTGGTTGATCAAGAAACCAGAGGACTGCTTGACAACCTCAAGCCCAAGAAAATAATGTATCTCACCAAGATCTTTGATCTTGAATTGGGCATCCAAAAATCTTTTGAGAGAATCTATCTCAGAGAGACTGTCCTTAgacacaagaatatcatcaacataaacaaccaCCACAGTCAAGCAACCATCATAAAGCTTAGTAAACAAAGAGTAATCATTTAAACTAGGCTGGAATCCCTTAGATTGAAGAGCAGCGGACAGCTTAGCATACCATTGCCTAGAAGCTTGTCTAAGGCCATAAAGAGACTTATGAAGTTTACAAGCTAGAGTAGAATTATCAGTGGATTGGACAGACAAACCAGGATGTATCTACATGTACACCTCTTCATCCAAATCACCATGCAAAAAGGCATTATTCACATCCAATTGATAAACAACCCAATTTCTTTTAATAGCCTTAGTCAACAAACATCTAACTATAGTCAACTTGACCACCGGAGAAAAAGTCTCGGTGAAATCCACTCCTTCTTGTTGATTATCACCCTTAATGACTAGTctagctttgtatctttcaataGAACCATCTACTTTTTGTTTTATCTTATACACCCATTTACAAGGAATAACTTTCTTCCCCGAAGGAAGAGGCACAATAGACCAAGTATTGTTTGCCTCCAAAGCTTGAAATTCCTGCATCATAGCCTCTTGCCAAGCAGGATTTGAAGCAGCCTGATGATAAAATTGAGGCTCAAGCTGGAAACTctcagaggaagaagaaggaatagCCTTGGAATCAGAAACATAGGTGCATACATAATCACTTAGATAGCCAGGAGTTTGAGTTGTTCTACCAGATCTTCTGAGAGGTGGAGCAGAAGTAGTAGGGTTGTGAGGAGGAATAAAGGAGGGAACAGAACTACTAGGAGCATAAGAGGGAGTAGAAGATGGAGGAGAAGGGACAGAAAATGAGGAAGTAGTAGGTGAGGAGGGAGCTGGAGGAGGGAATAAGTGAGTAGAAGAGGAGTTAGAGTAAGGAAATATATGTTCATGAAACACTACATCTCTTGAATGAAAAATAGCAGAAGTGGACAAGTTCGGCAATTTATAAGCTTTTTTGCCAGTACTATAACCAATAAAAATAGCGAAAATTGTCCTAGACTTGAATTTGTCCCTATAGGGCTTAGGCACAACAACAAAACATAAACAACCAAAAGTCTTTTAAGTATGTGAAGGATGGAGAATGTCCATGCAGAAGTTCAAAAGGTGATTTATGTTGAAGTAAAAGAGAGGGGAACCTATTGATGAGATACGTTGCTGTTAAAACACACTCACCCCAATACTTGACAGGCAATTTAGATTGAAAAAGGAGTGCCCTAGCAGGTCCCAGAAGATGTTTGTGCTTCCTCTCTACCACACCATTCTATTGAGGTGTGTGTGGACAAGAAGTTTGATGGATAATGCCTTgagcagaaaaaaaaaaaaagaaatagcttCAGAACTACTATCCAACTCAAATGCATTGTCTGATCTTACAGTTTTAACAGGGGAACCAAACTGAGTATGAACCATATGAATGAAAGATTTCAAAACAGTGAAGGCATTAGCCTTAGAAGACAAAAGGTGAGACCATGTAGCCCGGTAAAGTCATCCACAATAGTCAAAAAATATCTAAATTCATTGTAAGTTTGAGTGTGATAGGGACCCCATAAATATACATGTATCAATTGAAAAGGACAAGTAGAATGAATGGAACTTTCAGAAAAAGGAAGTCTTTGCTGCCTAGCCATAGGACAAATAGGGCAAGGGAAAGTTTGGTTTTGAGGTAATTTACCAGAAAGACATGGAATATATTTCATTTTATTGAAAGGAACATGGCCTAATCTCAAATGCCACATATGGTCAACAGACAAAGTAGAAACAGTAGAAATATTAAATCCAGGTAAAACAATATCAGAAGGAGCAGACACAGAAGAACAAGAAGTAAAACTGCTCTTATTCAAATTATTTACATTGGCAGTTATGGTATTTACAGAGAAAAGACTAGAAAAATCAGAATCACAGAAAGCATTAGATTGCGGAATGTATAGCCCCTTCTGAAGTTTACCAAGAACCAGAGGCTTCTTCAGAAAAAGGCCCTGCAACAAATCACAAAGAACAGGAATAAAGAAAGCATTACACTTAAGATGAAGCAGCAATTGATGCAAAGAAATCAGATTATAGTGAAAGGAAGGAACCAGTAACACATGAGGAAGAGAAATAGTGGGAGACAGAAAAAGTGATCCTGTACAAGTAACCTTAACCTTGTACCCATTTGGGAGAGTTACAAGGTAAGGCAAAGGTAAAAGTGTGATATCAGTAAGTAAAGATTTGTGAGGTGTCATATGATTAGTAGCACCAGAGTCAATAATCCACAAACTATCATCTACTTTAGAAAAATTGCAAGCATGAGATATACAATTACTAAAATCAACACTACTGATCAAACCTGCAAAATTGGCAGAGGCAGCACTAAGGTCCTGAGAAGTAGAGGACTGCTTGGAAAGTTGAAGCAGAGAAACCAGCTGGTCATATTGCTCTTTTGACAAAATATTGCCTTCAATATCGAGTGGAACAGCCTTAGGCCCTTCAGTAACATGATGGTGATTGTCAGGCACACCTGCTCGAGATGGATCCGAGACATGAGCATAAGTTGTTGTTCTTTTGTACTTAGAGCTAGAACCAGGGGGATATCCATGCAATTTATAACATTTGTCAATCGAATGCCCAGGCTTCTTACAATATCTGCACACCATATTAGAATTCTCTTTTCTAGAAGCATCAAAGTTCACCTTATTAGAAGCATCAAAATTTACCCTAGAAGTATATGGTTTTTGAACCCCGGTGGAGAAGGAGGCTAAGTCAGTACTGAAACTTGGAGTAACAGGTTGAACCTCTATCTGGATCTCATCCTCAATTAACATAGCATAAACACTGTCAATGTCAGGCAGCGGCTTCATGAGTAAGATATTCCTTCGAACACCGGAATAAGCCTCATTCAAAACCATAAGGAATTGATGCACCTTTTTTCATCCTCCAACTTCTGAAATGCCTCCTTACATCCACAGGTACATTCTGGGTACGAGATGGAATAGGCCAGTTCATCCCAAAGCTTCTTGATGCGATTAAAATAAGAAGCAATGTTTGAAGAACCTTGGGAGATGGAAGCAAGGTCTTTTCTGATCTGAAAGAGCTTAGTACCATTCGGTCTTCCATAACGTTGTTCAATTTCCTTCCATAGTTTTTGTGCAGACTCGGTGTACATAACACTTTCCCTAATTTCTGTCTCTAAACTATTTAGTATCCAAGCAGTCACCATATTATTACATCGACACCATGATTCAAACAAAGGAGAGTTTTCATTTGGTTCAGCAACCGTCCCATTAATAATCCCTAATTTATTTTCGCAAGATAAGCCTATCAACATACTCCTCCTCCAACCTCCATAACCCGTTCCATTAAAGGATTCGGTCACCAATATTGTGCCAGGAGAATCAGAAGGGTACACATATAAGGGATGAGACGGTTCGACAATAGAAGATGTGCTGGAAGATCTGACAGTAGGAGAAACCCCAACAGATCCCATATGTCAATTATACTAAAGCACAAAATCAGATTATGATTATCGCACAAACAATCAGAAAACAATTTTACCGAGACCAAATCACCCACACCAAACACAATCGAGCAAAATTGGTGAAATTCCAACGATAACAAACACAAGTGCATGGAAGCAATAGCGGAAGATGAGAATGAAGAGAAATTACCTAACTTTGACAATAACTTTGGAAAAGGAAGACCGCAACAACAGAATAGTCAAAAAAATCGCTGAAATACTCGCCTGAATGCCAAAAAATGGCCaccaaaaaatcaaacaaaaaatgaCGAATCACCCAACAAGGGTAACACCAGACGAACGGGAATGATCGGAGCTAGTCAAttccttgctctgataccatgataacaTTCACAATTTCAGCTAATTTTGATGAAATATCTGACACTAACCCTAGGTTCAAAGAGAACATCGATGAATGATATTATTGATTAATTGAGAAATCTGTCTAAAAGTAAAGAAATAGATCTTTTTATATATTTACAATAAAGAAAGAATTGAATGAATAATTAAACTAAGTCTAATGGGTCAAGAAGGCTGCAATTGGTCCTGGTCACACTTATTGGGCCTGCTGAATTTTATAGTGGGCTGAGACAAATCAAGAACTCCAACAATTGTTGAGGCAATGGCAACGCTTTTTGATTGTGCAACACTTATTAGTAGCTATTTCCACGATACATTTTGCTACTGCAACAATAATTTTAGCTATTGTAACAATGTAGTGGAAAATATAATATCACAACTATGTTTACATTTTCTCTAGTATGATTGTTGATCTTGCTCAACGTTTCCTCAACTTTTTGACCTTCGACAACTCTATTTGTGTTGGCAAGAGTTTAAGTTTCATGTGTAAGCGTATTTGATCTTTTAACGGTGCacatacctcatctcataatttTTGTGTACCTCAATTAAATAAAAAGTTGCTCTCTTTTTATCAATTTGTGCGTGGCCAATCAACGTCCAATTTGCTTTTATCATTGGGTTGCATCGTTAAAGATTTTAGTCATGGTTATGCATTAGAAAAATAAACAGACAATCCATGATATTTGGATTAATAGATAGAGGTCTACAGAAATGAGCTTTGCTCATCAAAttttaaaaagtgaaaaaaaggaGCAAATTCAGCTCATAAAaattcttttttcctttgttctttttGGCTATTAAACTTACAAGTTTGTGTATTTAATTAGAGTTGTGTGTTcatcacaaaatccaaaattctTCACAGCTAATTAGGCATATGCATCTCATTTTAACTTAGAGCTGGTTTTGGTTCTCCATTATGGTTCCAACATTCCGACTCCCGGACACATTTCCGACAACCCAACTTCTAGCCGTATTTCTCTAGGAAAGTACAATGCCTTACAaccaaattttgaagttttttccGGATAAGTTAACTGACAAATTTGGAAAGGCCGAAAATATCACCCCACGGTTTTTCGCTTTGAGAAATTCGTATAAGAGAAAGACGAGAATTTAGGACCTGCTATATAAGAAGCCAGTGAAACCCATCCCTAGCCATACACTGGCTGCAAAAACTACTAGCACCTTGTCTTGGTTAGTTTTAGTGGCTAGCATACATTCAGTTATTTTATCAAATATCAGGTTAATGtatttgttctttttttcttttcaaatatctATTTTCATGGTGTTGTACGGACAGAAAGTACTATGGTATAGTATCTATGCTGAAATTGTGAAATCCCGAAAAAATTCATATGCCTAGCTGACATCAGCTATTTTGAAGGCAAAAGATGACATGGAGAAACAAGCTAGGGTCTTGATAAGAGAAATTGACCTCCCAAAGGCAAATAGCTAGAAAAGGGACTCATACCGATTCTTGAGAAGAATCTCCCAGTCCTCCTTATAGTGCTGAAAGACATGTTAAATCTTGAGATAACTGCTGGGGAAGAGCATGTCGAAACTTCTCAGAACGCTATGGGAGAAAATAGTATGGAGGTTCAGGGGACTACCAAAGAAGAACACTGACGCATGAGAGGCAGTCCTTTTTTCATAGTTGTGTTAGCCTTTTAACTTGTCTCAAATAGATCTGATATTTTGTTTGGGGAAGTGGTACATAGCATTAATTTTACTAAatcaaatttctttaataaaaaaatacgGATAACTGGAATTGTGAATTCTCCGACACTTAAAAAggagaaattaaaaataaaaatttaatcgAACAATGAATTTGGTTAAGTTTAGAAAGTTAAGGAGTGTCTATGGTTAAGTGGAATATCAGAAGagacccccccccccaccccccatgAGGGTGTCTTTTATATAACCACAataattttcttctatttttttttaattccctcCAATTCTCACTCACATTATACAAATGAAAGACGTTAGAGAGTATTCATTATAATAAGACGTTAGTCATGTATTGGAGAGTATAATACCTTGAATGTTGTTCTAAAAAGGTTATTTACTAATATAAATATTGAAGTAGTTTAATTCAAAGTtccaaaatattatatattattaaagGTTGAATCCATACATAGGCTGGTCATAATTTTTATTTGGACACCTTAGCTAAGGAAGGTACCTATTAGATACCTGAAGTATAAGTAAAGCATGTCGATTAGAGGCGTACTCTTAGCTCTTCCTGCTAACATGCGCTAGTGAACCATTTCCATGGCAAAGAGAGGTCAAGGACGAACATGAAAGCTACTAGAAAACAGATCGGAGACTCGAATTACTACCACACCGGTGACTGAAAACTATTGTGAAGTTAAAATGAAAAGCTCCAATCTCAATGACCATGAGCCCTGGGGTTCCGATAGTTCATGCTGAATCAACAGGATCTCATTTGAACACAGCAGTGAAGAGTACAACAGAGCCATTGGAGGCGAAAATGGAGAATATGCATGAACCACCAACTATGGTTGCACCAATGGAACAGGCATGGGCGGCTCAATAAGTTTATTGccctaaagccaaactttaatGTGAGGCCCttttaaaaaaatcatatatATTTTTAGTTGAAGTAGATTTTTCTAgtttttttagaataaaattacTTAAACTTTTTCGCATAAATCATTTAGTGTCTCATGTGCAGTATGATCTTAAGTAATATGAGATGATTCAAGAAGTTGATAACTTTGTATTAAAAGAATTTTTTGATGTTTCAATATACTTGTTGCAATGATGAAAACCTGTGGTGGAACAATTCTCACTCTAATGGACTTTACACGGTACAAATTTAAATTAATCAATATCCCAAATTAAATATCGGACATCAAATAAAAATTGGGAAACAAAAATTGGGGCCCCCTTGGGAACAGGACCAAGGCGACTAGATAAACGAGAAGAAATCCTAGGCTGGGCTGTTCACACATAATCGTGTTGCTACACATGGTATGCCCCTTGATTTCATTCCCCCTCAAATAATTGATGGTAAACTTATGATTATATTGGaggaagaagaaatcaaagaATAGACTCAGAACTGGAGTAATACTTTCATAATTTACAATGAAGGAGATACTCCAAGTTATACGTTTATTAGCAATTATGTTGCTAATTAATAACTGGAAAGGAGTGACTGCATGGGTCCAAATTTGACTGACCTTAGCCTTTTGATGAGTGCGACCAATGACCGAGTACTGACGAGTCAGCATTCCGAGGGAGATGATCTTGAGGCAAAAATAGAAGTTGTACGACCCTTGTAAGAATGTAAGCTTATTAGGGGACATTAAGAATATTCCGCCGAATATTCCTTATATTGTATTTCCTACATTTCAGAAGGGTTTTCTCCCTAGTATATAACGGGGAAAGAAGGACCTTGTAAAGGGGATTCTGGGAAATTAAAAAaccttgaaagaaaagaaaacttattgctctcttctctttattcattatcgttctagagattattatattCGGCTACGATTTACCCtctcatctttgattgatttactCGAATACATCTtaacatcttttgagtcaaacaatttggcgccatctgtggggatttctatagCCGAAACCATAGTTCTCATCTAGATCCCTGAAGGTGATATTCGCTTATCTTCGAACTTCGTATAAACCAACAACGGTGAGAAAGGAAATGAGGCTAAAGACGATCGCAGATGTCTCGAATAATCTCCTGAACTCCCTCAACGAAGCCGGTAGAGAAGATAATGAGAACGCAACACCAAGCGATACACCAGAGGGAGAGATCTCGCCTCTACCACACGGAGATCTAACGATCTTATGCGAAAGGGTAACCTCAACATCCACGGCGGGGGAAGCCCCACCAGCAGTCAAAAGACTACTAGAAGAATGGCTAACGAGTGCTTTGAGCAACATGCTCGAGAAACCCACTCAAGGAAATGTCGAAGACGTGCCACCTGCAGAAATCACAGCTGCCGACGATGAACTAGGCACCACACGAGCGGGTAACACCCGTACTATTACTAATGAAGGCCACGATGCACTCATGGCCATCTTGAAGAAAATGGAAGACATGGAAAATGAGAATAAAACACTCCGCGACCAAATGAAGGAGCATCAGGAGAGAGTCAACAAAATACCAGGTGCCCCGAAGCTGTTATTAAAACGCGACATGGGCCGATTCGTCGTACAGCCATACAGCGAAGGGGCTGCTCCTCATCctattccaaaaaccttcaagatGCCGCCATACTTGAAAATATACGACGGGACTACGGACCCGGAGGATCACCTAATCCATTATGTTATTGCGGTAAAGGGCAACAATATATCAAAAGAACAGGTACTATCTGtgctgctgaaaaagttcggTGAGACCTTGACAGGGGGAGCATTGACATGGTACTCCCAGCTACCAGCACGATCGATATCGATGTTCGAAGAAATGGCGGATAAATTCGCCACCGCTCATGCATGGGCGAAGAAGGCTGAAGCTAGGGTCAACGATATTTTCGCTGTCATGAAAACGATGGGTGAGAGACTTTAGGATTTTCTCGCCTgattcaacagagtaaggatgaGCCTACAGAACGTGTCATAGTAAGGATGAGCCTACAGAACGTGTCAGAAAGGATGGCAGTAGCAgcctttcaaaatgggttaaacagGAACGGATCAAAGGCAACCAAAAAATTGCTCAGTAGACTCATGAAGTATCCCCCTACCACGTGGGAAGAGATCCACAACGCCTATTGCACTGAGGTAAGGGCAGATGAGGACGATCTGAACAACCTGATTCAGCGATTAACATCAGTTCAGACCGAGGAAAGAAGAGATCGACGCAACAATGGGCGAAGAGATCAACCACCACATTTCAATCGAGAAAGGCATCTGCCCTATGTCCGAACATCCAACCCGCCTCCTCCACGACATGCAGATGATGCGCTACGACATATTGCACCCCTCCAAAATGAAAGTATCTGCTTATAACTTTTGTGTTTCCCCCTCAGAGATAGTGTACTCACTGGAGAATCTGGGCACGAAGGTGCAGTGGCCGCAAAAAAATGAAATCGGACCCATGCACCAGGAGGTCAAATGTCCTCTGTGAATTCCACCAAGAAAGAGAAGACAAGACCGAAGATTGCATAGGTCTGCAGCAAGAAGTAGTTAGGATGTTGAACCAGGGGTACCTAAAAGAACTGCTCAGCGATAAAGGGAGGGCCAACTTCGCCAGAGGACGCGATCCATCTCAGGGACCTCCAAAGCCACCGTCGCCAGCACGCACCATACAGATGATCATTGGCAGTGGCGACGACACGGTAATTAACCATGTGAAATTCACCACCACCTATAAACTCAATCAGACGGTCGCTCACGAATGGTATGATGACCTCAaagacagtatcatcttcgataattCAGATGCCGACgatttgtctttccctcactatgatgctttggttattATTTTACGCTTCGCTGATATAGATGTAAAAAGAATCATGGTGGATGACGGAAGCGGCGCGTGTATTGTTCACCCGCGAGTTCTCATGCAAATGAGGCTTgaggataaaataataccgcGTTGCATAACACTAACGGGTTGTAATAATGCAGTAGAGCGGACATTCGGAGAAATAGTGTTACCTGTCCTAGCAGGAGGAGTGACACTGGAAATAATATTCCATGTCATGAACAGGAAACAACTTAAAACGCCATcatagggcgaccatggatagACGCCATGCGAGCTGTCCTCTCAAGCTTCTATCAAGTGATCAAATTTCCCACTCCGTGGGGAATGTTCAGCATCCGAGGCGAGCCACGCACCGCCCAAGAATGCTATCGGATCGCCCAAGATTGCACACACACCAAACAATTGAAAGGTGCAAGTGCGGAAGCATATCAATCATCCATGTCGGGAAATAGACCCGACTCACAAATAGAGGCCATCAAAGACCCAGACATTGTAGAAGCCTGCAAGGCAACTATAGAGGAGCTTGACCCCGTCCGATTGGACGACGCCGACAACACAAAACAGGCTTACATTGGGCACAACCTCTCGGAGCCAAgtaaatatcgtaaatttttaaCTAACAACGCTGATTTGTTTGCCTTCGCCCATTCAGATATGCCAGGAATCCCAAAGGACATCGCCACTCATAGACTGAATGTCAACCCACTCTATCCGTCGGTACGACAAATGAGGAGAAAGTTCAATGTTGCAATCAATGAGGCAGTCAGCAAAGATGTGGATAAATTACTCACCAACGGTTCCATCAGAGAATCAAAATACCCCTAATGGGTCGCCAACgtggtcatggtcaaaaagaagaacgggaaATGGCGAATGTGCATAGACTTCACcgatctaaacaaagcatgcccaaaggaTTCCTTCCCGTTACCCCATATCGATCAACTGATCGATGCGACAGCGGGGCACGAGTTGCTGAGCTTCTTGGACGCCTACTCCggttacaatcaaattctaatggctgaagaggatcaagaaaagacgactttcatcactcaccaaggAACGTAGTGCTATAAAGTAATGTTGTTCGGActcaagaatgcaggggccacgtACCAGAGGCtagtcaccaaaatgttcaaagaacaactcggCAAGACCATGGAGGTGTACATTGACGAGATGCTGGTAAAGCAAAGAAAGAGGATCACATTAGCCATCTGAAAGAGGCCTTTGAAAT includes these proteins:
- the LOC107820411 gene encoding uncharacterized protein LOC107820411, coding for MKSDPCTRRSNVLCEFHQEREDKTEDCIGLQQEVVRMLNQGYLKELLSDKGRANFARGRDPSQGPPKPPSPARTIQMIIGSGDDTVINHVKFTTTYKLNQTVAHEWYDDLKDSIIFDNSDADDLSFPHYDALVIILRFADIDVKRIMVDDGSGACIVHPRVLMQMRLEDKIIPRCITLTGCNNAVERTFGEIVLPVLAGGVTLEIIFHVMNRKQLKTPS
- the LOC142165297 gene encoding uncharacterized protein LOC142165297, which encodes MGSVGVSPTVRSSSTSSIVEPSHPLYVYPSDSPGTILVTESFNGTGYGGWRRSMLIGLSCENKLGIINGTVAEPNENSPLFESWCRCNNMVTAWILNSLETEIRESVMYTESAQKLWKEIEQRYGRPNGTKLFQIRKDLASISQGSSNIASYFNRIKKLWDELAYSISYPECTCGCKEAFQKLEDEKSVYAMLIEDEIQIEVQPVTPSFSTDLASFSTGVQKPYTSRVNFDASNKVNFDASRKENSNMVCRYCKKPGHSIDKCYKLHGYPPGSSSKYKRTTTYAHVSDPSRAGVPDNHHHVTEGPKAVPLDIEGNILSKEQYDQLVSLLQLSKQSSTSQDLSAASANFAGLISSVDFSNCISHACNFSKVDDSLWIIDSGATNHMTPHKSLLTDITLLPLPYLVTLPNGYKVKVTCTGSLFLSPTISLPHVLLGLFLKKPLVLGKLQKGLYIPQSNAFCDSDFSSLFSVNTITANVNNLNKSSFTSCSSVSAPSDIVLPGFNISTVSTFTGKKAYKLPNLSTSAIFHSRDVVFHEHIFPYSNSSSTHLFPPPAPSSPTTSSFSVPSPPSSTPSYAPSSSVPSFIPPHNPTTSAPPLRRSGRTTQTPGYLSDYVCTYVSDSKAIPSSSSESFQLEPQFYHQAASNPAWQEAMMQEFQALEANNTWSIVPLPSGKKVIPCKWVYKIKQKVDGSIERYKARLVIKGDNQQEGVDFTETFSPVVKLTIVRCLLTKAIKRNWVVYQLDVNNAFLHGDLDEEVYIQASRQWYAKLSAALQSKGFQPSLNDYSLFTKLYDGCLTVVVVYVDDILVSKDSLSEIDSLKRFLDAQFKIKDLGEIHYFLGLEVVKQSSGFLINQHKFLQDLLLEFHCSDVTLLVSPLDPHIKLSYEVGNLLSNPLLYRQLVGKLNFLQHTRPDISYTVQHLSQFMSAPRLPHLVDAYHVLRYLSDTPTLGISLSHSPDFGLKGYCDSDWAGCVDSKRSVSGFILFLGGFPISWKSKKQLTLALSSAEAKYRVIRLLVAEVVWVVRLLNEFGLANLVPVEVYCDSQSSIHIAKNPVFHERTKHIEVDCHFVRDALKSGLISLHPTSTSSQIVDVFTKSLLGVQQQGFISKLGMSSPSSLRGATRVPDLS